One region of Miscanthus floridulus cultivar M001 chromosome 19, ASM1932011v1, whole genome shotgun sequence genomic DNA includes:
- the LOC136525609 gene encoding uncharacterized protein → MPLDTVCCMCRRLYEDGGHLFLKCKEVKAIWRELNLEDVRQDLAEAVSVKEMMVKILNLNHKQQLMSMMLLLIWWGERNKWREEGRRRTAGEVAYLTALLTDRFQAKEAKRLLPDFRQAQSSQAQKWRKPNSGHFKVNTDGAYDSNTGLECWGFIIRDDQGMMVKSSAGEEAFLQNALHAELLGCPAGLTEAARLGLNQVCQEVDASADENCD, encoded by the coding sequence ATGCCGCTAGATACAGTTTGCTGTATGTGCAGAAGATTATATGAAGATGGAGGCCACCTGTTCCTAAAATGCAAAGAAGTGAAAGCTATCTGGAGGGAGTTGAACCTGGAAGATGTAAGACAGGATTTAGCTGAAGCGGTTTCAGTGAAAGAAATGATGGTGAAGATCCTCAATCTGAACCATAAGCAGCAGCTTATGTCTATGATGCTGCTCTTGATATGGTGGGGGGAGAGGAACAAATGGAGAGAGGAAGGAAGACGGAGAACGGCTGGTGAAGTGGCGTACCTGACTGCCTTGCTGACAGACAGGTTTCAGGCAAAAGAAGCAAAACGCCTATTGCCGGATTTTCGTCAGGCTCAGAGCAGTCAGGCCCAAAAATGGAGAAAGCCCAACAGTGGTCATTTTAAGGTGAATACTGATGGAGCCTATGACAGTAACACCGGTTTGGAATGCTGGGGCTTCATTATCAGAGATGATCAAGGGATGATGGTAAAATCCAGCGCGGGAGAAGAAGCTTTTCTGCAGAATGCTCTCCATGCCGAGCTCTTGGGATGCCCCGCTGGCCTGACGGAAGCAGCAAGACTGGGTCTGAACCAAGTATGCCAGGAAGTCGACGCATCTGCGGATGAAAACTGCGATTGA